Proteins encoded in a region of the Onthophagus taurus isolate NC chromosome 10, IU_Otau_3.0, whole genome shotgun sequence genome:
- the LOC111420679 gene encoding large ribosomal subunit protein uL18, whose product MGFVKVVKNKQYFKRFQVKFKRRREGKTDYYARKRLIVQDKNKYNTPKYRLIVRLSNKDITCQIAYSRIEGDKIVCAAYSHELPRYGIKVGLTNYAAAYCTGLLLARRLLKQIGLDTLYEGTTEVNGEEFNVENVDDGPGAFRCYLDVGLQRTTTGARVFAAMKGAVDGGLNIPHSLKRFPGYDAESKSFNAEVHRGHIMGQHVADYMRSLSEEDPEGFKRQFSQYIKLGINADQIEGIYKNAHAAIRADPSHEKKVRAPPAKKKRWNRAKLTLAERKNRVAQKKESHLKKLQEAEP is encoded by the exons atg gGATTCGTAAAAGTAGTAAAGAATAAACAATACTTCAAGCGATTCCAAGTAAAATTTAAGAGGCGTCGTGAAGGTAAAACTGACTACTATGCTAGAAAACGCCTAATTGTTCAAGATAAGAACAAATACAACACCCCTAAGTATCGTTTGATTGTTAGACTTTCAAACAAGGATATCACCTGCCAAATCGCGTACTCCCGCATTGAGGGCGATAAAATCGTTTGCGCTGCATATTCCCATGAATTACCCAGATATGGAATTAAAGTTGGTCTCACCAATTACGCTGCAGCTTATTGCACTGGTTTATTACTTGCTCGccgtttattaaaacaaattggttTGGATACTTTGTATGAAGGTACCACCGAGGTTAATGGAGAAGAATTTAATGTAGAAAATGTTGATGATGGACCAGGTGCTTTTAG ATGTTATCTGGATGTTGGTCTGCAAAGAACAACCACTGGAGCTAGAGTTTTTGCAGCAATGAAAGGAGCTGTTGATGGTGGTTTGAACATCCCTCATTCATTAAAACGTTTTCCTGGATATGACGCCGAAAGCAAATCATTTAATGCAGAAGTCCATCGTGGCCACATCATGGGTCAACATGTTGCTGATTACATGAGAAGTCTTAGCGAAGAAGATCCTGAGGGTTTTAAAAGACAATTCAGCCAATACATCAAGTTGGGAATAAATGCCGATCAG ATTGAAGGGATTTACAAAAACGCGCATGCAGCGATCAGGGCAGATCCTTCGCATGAGAAGAAGGTTAGGGCACCACCAGCCAAGAAGAAGAGGTGGAATAGGGCTAAGTTGACCCTTGCTGAACGCAAGAACCGTGTTGCGCAAAAGAAGGAGTCACATTTGAAGAAACTCCAAGAGGCGGAGccttga
- the LOC111420683 gene encoding venom acid phosphatase Acph-1-like has product MSHSDTLVLVHVLYRHGERTTAKGGIYPKDPHRFVNYEPYGFGQLTNEGKKTMFELGNVLRERYSNFLGDRYFPGLLEALSSDMDRTKVSLQLVLASLFKPTKNEIWNEDLCWQPIPTRYIPLKQDDLFLPFLTTTYRELYKTNHLTSQKAKQIFEDYQDVFQILWEKTGLEISTIHDVFKIHDVLTTEVQFGLDLPDWAKPLHTTKIREIATFDPEMQQDTKELKKLAVGKMIGKICEDTQKKIQDETSKIKMHMYSGHDINLANILQALGLRKPHLPNYGACLVMEIHKLDGDYVLKVFYRSDKNQDFTHLGFDFGEFMEFDAFKKLSNEINLI; this is encoded by the exons ATGTCGCATTCCGAtactttagttttagttcatgTT ctGTATCGTCACGGTGAAAGAACAACCGCAAAGGGAGGGATTTATCCAAAAGATCCGCACAGATTTGTTAATTATGAACCATATGGATTTGGACAATTAACaaat gaaGGTAAAAAAACGATGTTTGAATTGGGAAATGTTTTGCGGGAAAGGTACTCAAATTTTCTTGGGGATCGTTATTTTCCCGGATTATTAGAAGCATTAAGCAGCGATATGGATCGTACAAAAGTCTCGTTACAACTAGTTTTAGCCTCGCTGTTTAAAccaacaaaaaatgaaatatggAACGAAGACCTTTGTTGGCAACCAATCCCAACTCGTTACATCCCATTAAAACAAGACgat CTTTTCTTGCCATTTCTAACCACTACTTATCGAGAACTCTACAAAACAAATCATTTAACATCACAAAAAGCTAAACAAATCTTTGAAGATTACCAAGATGTGTTTCAAATTCTTTGGGAAAAAACTGGACTGGAGATTTCAACGATTcacgatgtttttaaaattcacgATGTTTTAACAACAGAAGTTCAATTCGGTTTGGATTTACCCGACTGGGCGAAACCACTTCACACCACGAAAATAAGAGAAATAGCAACTTTCGATCCCGAAATGCAACAAGAtacaaaagaattaaaaaaattagccGTCGGAAAAATGATTGGAAAAATTTGCGAAGACActcaaaagaaaattcaagacgaaacatcaaaaattaaaatgcacATGTATTCGGGTCACGACATCAATTTAGCAAACATTTTACAAGCTTTAGGTTTAAGAAAGCCACATCTACCGAATTACGGAGCTTGTCTTGTTATGGAGATCCATAAACTCGATGGGGATTATGTGCTGAAAGTATTTTACAGATCAGATAAAAACCAAGATTTTACTCATTTAGGGTTCGATTTTGGAGAATTTATGGAGTTTGatgcttttaaaaaattatcgaatgaaataaatttgatataa